The sequence below is a genomic window from Ammoniphilus sp. CFH 90114.
CTATTTACGAGAATATATCCTTCGGGCCACGATTTCATGGTATTACTGGAAAGGCAGAGCTCAGTCAGATTGTTGAGGAGTCCCTTCGCAAGGCAGCTCTTTGGGACGAAGTGAAAGATCGATTGCATTCTTCTGCTATCGCACTTTCAGGCGGACAGCAGCAACGTTTGTGTATAGCGAGAACGTTAGCACTTAATCCAGAGGTGCTCTTGCTCGATGAACCGGCATCAGCTCTTGATCCCATCTCTACCTCTAAGATCGAGGAGCTTATCCAAGAGTTGAAAAAGGAATATACCATTGTCATCGTTACTCATAATATGCAGCAGGCTGCAAGAATATCGGACCAAACAGCTTTCTTCTTAATGGGTGAGTTGATTGAGATTGACAAAACAACAAAATTATTTACTAAACCAAGTAAGGCCAAGACGGAGGAATATATTACAGGAAGGTTCGGCTAAGAGTAGTAACGAAAGGGGGATGCTCATTGTCAGTTCAGGGTGATACGACCATTGTCAGCAGTAAAAACTTAAACTTATTTTATGGAAGCAGCCAAGCTTTATTTAATGTAAATTTAGAATTCCAAAGTAATTGTGTGACCGCCCTCATTGGCCCCTCTGGATGTGGGAAGTCCACCTTCCTTCGTTGCTTAAATCGAATGAATGACCTAATAGGTGGAGTTAAGATTGAAGGAGAAGTGAGTATCGAAGGTGAGAACATCTATGCACCGCAGACAGATATCGTTCAATTAAGAAAAAAGGTAGGCATGGTTTTCCAACGCCCCAATCCTTTTCCAATGAGTATTTACGATAATATCGCTTACGGTCCTCGAATCCATGGGCTAACAGATCGCCAAAGGTTAGATGCTATTGTCGAAGATAGCCTTAAAAAAGCAGCACTATGGGACGAAGTAAAGGATCGATTGCATACGAAAGCCTCGGGCCTCTCTGGTGGCCAGCAGCAGCGTTTAGTTATCGGTAGAGTACTCGCCGTCGAGCCTGACATTATTCTTATGGATGAACCTACCTCTGCATTAGATCCAATTTCAACAGCTAGTGTAGAAGAATTGTTGCAGGAACTGAAAAAGTCTTATACCGTCATTATCGTTACTCATAATATGCAGCAAGCTGCAAGGTCTTCTGATTTTACTGCTTTTTTTCTTACTGGAGAAGTTGTAGAATACGGAGAAACCAATCAATTATTTACTACACCTAGAGATAGTCGAACGGAAGACTATATTACAGGAAGATTTGGTTAAATAAGGAGGTAGCATCCATGGCCGGAAGACACACATTTCAGCAAGATCTAGATACCCTGCATAACAAACTATTAACCATGAGTTCTCTAGTAGAAGAATCCATCCATTTATCAGTAAAATCCCTGGCCGAACGAGATACAGGGCTCGCCGAAAAGGTGATTCAGGATGATGACAAGATTAATCAATTATACCTCGAAATTGAAAAGGACTGTTTTCGCTTAATTGCTCTTCAGCAGCCCATGGCTAGTGACCTACGCCGTATCGCCACCGTTCTAAAGGTTGTCACGGACCTAGAGAGAATGGCTGACAATGCGGTGACAATCTCTAAAGCCACACTTCGTCTTAAAAATGAAACCTATATCAAACAGCTCATCGATATTCCAAAGATGGCCGAACTGACCAAAGCAATGGTTCGTGATGCGTTAAATGCCTACATAAATGAAGATACCGAGCTATGCTACCAAATAGGGGAAAACGATCACGCGGTAGATGCTCTTTATAAACAAATTTATAATGAACTTGTGGATATGATGCAAAAACGACCAGAAACGGTATTCCAAGCCACTCAATTCTTGTTTGTTGCCCACAGCCTAGAGAGGATCGGTGATCATGCAACAAATCTAGGTGAATGGGTGATCTACATGGTAACAGGTAAGCTTGAAGAATTAAATGATTAAATGATTAAATGATAAATGATAAATGATAAACACGTTCTTATGAAACGTGTTTATTTATTTTTTTCGGGACTGGAGGGCTCCATTATGAAGCATCAATGGATCCCTTTTATATATTTTTTATTGACTTAGTAGATTAATATAATTAATGTAATATAGTACAATTTAATAATTTTTAATTATGGTGTTTTTAAATGTAATATTTTAAAAACTTAAAAGGGAAGTTCGGTGAAATTCC
It includes:
- the pstB gene encoding phosphate ABC transporter ATP-binding protein PstB translates to MDSGLSTKDLNVYYGEKHAVKQLSIEFPKHTVTALIGPSGCGKSTYLRSLNRMNDLIEGAKVTGHIYFDGEDVNRGDANVRLLRKRVGMVFQKPNPFYKSIYENISFGPRFHGITGKAELSQIVEESLRKAALWDEVKDRLHSSAIALSGGQQQRLCIARTLALNPEVLLLDEPASALDPISTSKIEELIQELKKEYTIVIVTHNMQQAARISDQTAFFLMGELIEIDKTTKLFTKPSKAKTEEYITGRFG
- the phoU gene encoding phosphate signaling complex protein PhoU — protein: MAGRHTFQQDLDTLHNKLLTMSSLVEESIHLSVKSLAERDTGLAEKVIQDDDKINQLYLEIEKDCFRLIALQQPMASDLRRIATVLKVVTDLERMADNAVTISKATLRLKNETYIKQLIDIPKMAELTKAMVRDALNAYINEDTELCYQIGENDHAVDALYKQIYNELVDMMQKRPETVFQATQFLFVAHSLERIGDHATNLGEWVIYMVTGKLEELND
- the pstB gene encoding phosphate ABC transporter ATP-binding protein PstB; translated protein: MSVQGDTTIVSSKNLNLFYGSSQALFNVNLEFQSNCVTALIGPSGCGKSTFLRCLNRMNDLIGGVKIEGEVSIEGENIYAPQTDIVQLRKKVGMVFQRPNPFPMSIYDNIAYGPRIHGLTDRQRLDAIVEDSLKKAALWDEVKDRLHTKASGLSGGQQQRLVIGRVLAVEPDIILMDEPTSALDPISTASVEELLQELKKSYTVIIVTHNMQQAARSSDFTAFFLTGEVVEYGETNQLFTTPRDSRTEDYITGRFG